In Pararge aegeria chromosome 27, ilParAegt1.1, whole genome shotgun sequence, one genomic interval encodes:
- the LOC120635704 gene encoding protein ALP1-like — protein MVDIDLIMIALISEAEEEESEFTSAAEDRKIKRKFWVHELWKKRHILGEFRTLCSNDLSLDPRYFYDYYKMGLDKFENLVNILRPHIQKQETNLRIPISVEERISICLRFMTTAISFQALAQSYRVGYSTVLTIVHEVSAAIWKHLQPIVMPKPTQELWTKIEEEFRTIWNFPNCIGAIDGKHVNIRAPWNSGSLYFNYKKYFSTVLLAVVDAKYKFIIVDIGAYGRNSDSGILNNSKFGQRLQNNTIGIPPNKRLPGMIEEMPLVFVGDEAFPLSEHIMRPYPGNQVSDNHDKKIFNYRLSRARRLVESAFGILTQKFEVFQKKIKMQPMHLDSMILACTCLHNYVRENYELENLELPSDSILQDIRSVDYHTMTNAMVIRETFKSYFISEHGAVPWQTEMIRRC, from the exons ATGGTTGATATCGATCTTATCATGATTGCTCTAATATCAGAAGCTGAAGAGGAAGAAAGTGAATTTACATCAGCAGCTgaggatagaaaaataaaacgaaaattttGGGTTCACGAGTTATGGAAGAAAAGACATATACTTGGCGAATTCAGAACACTCTGTAGTAATGATTTAAGTCTGGACCcaagatatttttatgattattataaaatgggtttagataagtttgaaaatttggtaaatattttgAGGCCTCACATCCAAAAGCAAGAAACAAatttaagaatacctatttccgTTGAAGAGCGGATATCAATATGCTTGAG ATTTATGACTACAGCAATTAGCTTTCAAGCCTTAGCTCAAAGTTATCGAGTTGGATACAGCACTGTTTTAACAATTGTACATGAAGTTTCCGCAGCAATATGGAAACATTTACAGCCAATTGTCATGCCGAAGCCAACACAAGAATTATGGACTAAAATAGAGGAGGAGTTCAGAACCATATGGAATTTTCCTAATTGTATAGGGGCAATTGACGGTAAACACGTCAATATAAGAGCTCCCTGGAATAGCGGCAGTTTGTACttcaattacaaaaaatattttagtactgTCTTGTTAGCTGTTGTTGACGCAAAGTACAAATTCATTATTGTTGACATCGGAGCATATGGACGTAACAGCGATAGTGGCATATTAAACAATTCTAAATTTGGACaacgattacaaaataatacgaTTGGTATACCGCCTAATAAAAGGTTGCCAGGTATGATAGAGGAAATGCCACTTGTTTTTGTAGGAGACGAAGCATTTCCCTTGTCCGAACACATCATGAGACCATATCCTGGAAATCAGGTGTCTGACAATCATGataagaaaatttttaattatcgcTTAAGCCGAGCAAGGCGCTTAGTAGAAAGTGCTTTCGGAATTCTGACACAAAAATTTgaggtttttcaaaaaaaaataaaaatgcaaccaATGCATCTTGATTCTATGATTCTTGCATGCACATGTTTGCATAATTACGTAAGAGAAAATTACGAACTCGAAAACTTGGAATTGCCAAGTGATAGTATATTACAAGATATACGGTCAGTCGATTACCATACTATGACAAATGCCATGGTGATCAGAGAGACattcaaatcttattttatatccgAGCATGGGGCAGTACCATGGCAAACTGAAATGATCAGACGATGTTAA
- the LOC120635705 gene encoding uncharacterized protein LOC120635705 — protein sequence MDEDEKLIYLVQKYDCLFNVKAKTYSDKNCRKNAWQKVSGEMQISEAECQKRWKRIRDCYKKAIRLRQFKSGSARSNDKPIRFEKELEFLKPYLQNKPQTSNLESSEENDVNTDTDTNLSVASPSRPESQLSSHSDTTRKKSQPLSQMLFAQYLENKKTEEDPTDTFFLSMSKTVKRMPIQMQVLLKRQILLLVTDAEIKVASNEMCTFQPETTNINSTQANTSSSIGYTTELRTESESLQLQSNSTNCISNSNTYKMQPNTGYYTTQLPTIYTPSNTYSMQSKTSSSSNSIIPNQFENSTSSRYRVEDRMEDLDLPPSPYIPLPIGTTTRQQRDGDNDYS from the exons ATGGACGaagatgaaaaattaatttatttagtacagaAGTATGATTGTCTGTTTAACGTCAAGGCGAAAACCTACAGTGATAAAAATTGTAGGAAAAATGCCTGGCAAAAAGTAAGCGGTGAAATGCAAATTTCTG AGGCAGAGTGTCAAAAGCGGTGGAAAAGAATTCGAGATTGTTACAAGAAAGCAATTAGGCTAAGACAGTTTAAGAGTGGTTCTGCTAGATCAAATGATAAGCCAATAAGATTTGAAAAAGAATTGGAGTTTTTAAAACCATACTTGCAGAACAAACCACAGACGTCTAACTTAGAGAGCTCCGAAGAAAATGACGTAAACACTGATACCGACACAAACTTGTCCGTTGCGTCGCCATCTCGACCCGAATCACAATTATCCAGTCATTCCGATACTACTCGAAAGAAGTCACAACCACTATCACAAATGTTATTCGCacaatatttggaaaataagaaaacagaAGAAGATCCAACGGACACTTTTTTTCTCTCTATGTCCAAAACGGTTAAACGGATGCCAATACAAATGCAAGTGCTACTGAAACGACAGATATTGCTTTTAGTAACTGACGCGGAAATAAAAGTTGCTTCGAATGAAATGTGCACCTTTCAACCTGAAACAACTAATATCAACTCAACGCAAGCAAATACTTCTTCATCCATCGGCTATACAACAGAACTACGAACCGAATCAGAAAGTCTTCAGCTACAATCTAATTCCACTAACTGTATTTCTAATTCCAACACTTATAAAATGCAGCCAAATACCGGGTATTATACAACACAGCTACCAACCATTTATACTCCTTCTAACACATACTCAATGCAGTCAAAAACGTCATCCAGTAGCAACAGCATAATCCCTAATCAGTTCGAAAATAGCACTTCTTCGAGATATCGTGTGGAAGATCGTATGGAAGATCTCGACCTGCCACCTTCACCATACATACCATTGCCGATTGGGACGACGACGCGGCAacaaagggatggtgataatgacTACAGTTAA